From one Thalassobaculum sp. OXR-137 genomic stretch:
- a CDS encoding glutathione S-transferase family protein, with the protein MGQLVDGVWKTGDVRGGTEDGNFKRKESAFRDWIRDDPEARFQPEAGRYHLYVSYACPWAHRTLIFRKLKGLEGMIDVTVVDPLMLENGWQFTDEHPDTLHGAEYLHQVYTRADPKYTGKVTVPVLWDKKEGTIVNNESAEIIRMFNSAFDRIGAKPGDYYPAELAEEIDAVNDRVYETVNNGVYRTGFATKQKAYEEAFDDLFDSLDWLEDRLSSRRYLMGERVTEADWRLLPTLLRFDPVYHGHFKCNRNRVVDFPNLWSYTRELYQWGGVASTVNLDHIKTHYYGSHRTVNPTGIVPKGPRIDFAAPHNRDRLKSAA; encoded by the coding sequence ATGGGACAGCTGGTGGACGGCGTCTGGAAGACCGGCGACGTGCGCGGCGGCACCGAGGACGGAAACTTCAAGCGCAAGGAGAGCGCGTTCCGCGACTGGATCCGCGACGATCCCGAGGCGCGGTTCCAGCCGGAGGCCGGGCGCTATCATCTTTACGTATCCTATGCCTGCCCCTGGGCGCACCGCACGCTGATCTTCCGCAAGCTCAAGGGCTTGGAAGGCATGATCGACGTGACGGTCGTCGATCCGCTGATGCTGGAGAACGGCTGGCAGTTCACCGACGAGCATCCGGACACCCTGCACGGCGCGGAGTACCTGCATCAGGTCTATACGCGAGCCGACCCGAAATACACGGGCAAGGTCACGGTGCCCGTGCTTTGGGACAAGAAGGAAGGCACGATCGTCAACAACGAGTCGGCCGAGATCATCCGGATGTTCAACAGCGCCTTCGACCGGATCGGCGCGAAGCCCGGCGATTATTACCCGGCCGAGCTTGCCGAGGAGATCGACGCGGTCAACGACCGGGTCTACGAGACCGTGAACAACGGCGTCTATCGCACCGGCTTCGCCACCAAGCAGAAGGCCTACGAGGAGGCGTTCGACGACCTCTTCGACTCGCTGGACTGGCTGGAGGACCGGCTGAGCAGCCGGCGCTATCTCATGGGCGAGCGTGTCACCGAGGCGGATTGGCGCCTGCTGCCGACCCTGCTGCGCTTCGATCCGGTGTATCACGGCCACTTCAAGTGCAACCGCAACCGGGTGGTCGATTTCCCCAATCTCTGGAGCTACACCCGCGAGCTCTACCAGTGGGGCGGGGTTGCATCGACGGTGAATCTCGACCACATCAAGACGCACTATTACGGCAGTCACCGGACGGTGAATCCGACCGGGATCGTGCCGAAAGGGCCGCGCATCGATTTTGCCGCCCCGCATAACCGGGACCGGCTGAAATCGGCGGCGTAA
- a CDS encoding Fe2+-dependent dioxygenase, translating into MVAMIEGLLTKEQVQTIAKRLFSAKFADGSMSGGPLGKEIKKNTQVAPNSPEYRELADFVLSIIKQNEKVAINAIPRRILPPIFASYTEGHRYGDHVDAALMGQWPGMRTDLSMTIFLNDPGAYQGGELVLITDFGEQVYKGKAGDAVLYPTHYRHRVNPVTKGRRMAIVTWMESMVRDPARREIIGDLAAVMERLVATKGDEELMLRVEKARLNLLRMWADS; encoded by the coding sequence ATGGTTGCGATGATCGAAGGTCTGCTCACCAAGGAGCAGGTGCAGACCATCGCCAAACGCCTGTTCAGCGCCAAGTTCGCGGACGGCTCCATGAGCGGCGGTCCGCTGGGCAAGGAGATCAAGAAAAACACCCAGGTGGCGCCGAACAGTCCGGAGTATCGGGAGCTGGCGGATTTCGTTCTGTCGATCATCAAGCAGAACGAAAAGGTGGCGATCAATGCCATCCCGCGGCGCATCCTGCCGCCGATCTTCGCCTCCTACACCGAGGGGCACCGCTACGGCGACCACGTGGACGCGGCCCTGATGGGCCAGTGGCCGGGCATGCGCACCGATCTGTCCATGACGATCTTCCTGAACGATCCCGGCGCCTACCAGGGCGGGGAGCTGGTGCTGATCACCGATTTCGGCGAGCAGGTCTACAAGGGCAAGGCCGGCGACGCGGTGCTGTACCCCACCCATTACCGCCACCGGGTGAACCCGGTCACCAAGGGCCGGCGCATGGCGATCGTGACCTGGATGGAGAGCATGGTGCGCGATCCCGCCCGGCGCGAGATCATCGGCGACCTGGCGGCCGTCATGGAGCGGCTGGTGGCGACCAAGGGCGACGAGGAACTGATGCTGCGGGTGGAGAAGGCCCGGCTGAACCTGCTGCGCATGTGGGCCGACAGCTGA
- a CDS encoding lysophospholipid acyltransferase family protein → MLRRLKPVRAAEPPELPYFSYASAEHPVLKRLIIQAVEKMTGQPRVKRLYLEHRLNPVPDEDFWSAAVRKLELNLVYDRAKWEAVPKDGPLVIVANHPFGVLDGIVISYLTSRIRPRFKVLTNSVLFRAPEVRPFLLPIDFAESREALATNIETRKLALQELSEGGAIVVFPGGTVSTAPSTFGRAVDPDWKPFTSKLIVSAKASVVPVYFQGQNSKLFQFASNVSQTMREALLFKEVANKIGTDMPLTVGDTIPFEHLAHLKDRRMLIDHLRSITYELGGPK, encoded by the coding sequence TTGCTGAGACGCCTGAAGCCCGTGCGCGCCGCCGAGCCTCCGGAGCTTCCGTACTTCTCCTACGCCTCGGCCGAACATCCGGTGCTCAAGCGCCTGATCATCCAGGCGGTGGAGAAGATGACCGGGCAGCCCCGGGTGAAGCGGCTGTACCTGGAACACCGCCTGAACCCGGTTCCGGACGAAGATTTCTGGTCCGCCGCCGTCCGCAAGCTGGAACTGAACCTGGTCTACGACCGGGCGAAATGGGAGGCGGTGCCGAAGGACGGACCGCTGGTCATCGTCGCCAACCATCCGTTCGGCGTGCTCGACGGCATCGTGATCAGCTACCTGACCTCGCGCATCCGGCCGCGCTTCAAGGTGCTGACCAACTCCGTCCTGTTCCGCGCGCCGGAGGTGCGGCCGTTCCTGCTGCCGATCGACTTCGCCGAGAGTCGGGAGGCCCTGGCAACCAATATCGAGACCCGCAAGCTCGCCCTGCAGGAACTGTCCGAGGGCGGCGCCATCGTGGTGTTTCCGGGCGGCACCGTGTCCACCGCGCCGTCGACCTTCGGCCGGGCGGTCGATCCCGACTGGAAGCCCTTCACCTCGAAGCTGATCGTGTCCGCCAAAGCGAGCGTGGTGCCGGTCTATTTCCAGGGGCAGAACAGTAAGCTGTTCCAGTTCGCCAGCAATGTCAGCCAGACCATGCGCGAGGCGCTGCTGTTCAAGGAAGTCGCCAACAAGATCGGCACCGACATGCCGCTGACCGTCGGCGACACCATCCCGTTCGAGCATCTGGCCCATCTGAAGGACCGGCGGATGCTGATCGACCATCTGCGGTCGATCACCTACGAGCTCGGCGGTCCGAAATAG
- a CDS encoding NUDIX hydrolase — protein MTETPARRGPWIVNATRRVYDNPWIGISEHDVTDPGGNPGLYGVCEVKSVAVGIVPVDAQGHVWLVGQHRFPRDYYSWELPEGGGRLDVPPIDSARRELKEETGLTAGNWLEILHTDFSNAISDEIGVGFLAWDLTVGDADPDPDEKIDIRRLPFAAALEMALAGEIRDAFSQNMLMKVEILGRRGSLPGPVADALGYPA, from the coding sequence ATGACCGAGACGCCGGCCCGGCGCGGGCCCTGGATCGTCAATGCCACCCGGCGGGTCTACGATAACCCGTGGATCGGCATCAGCGAGCACGACGTCACCGATCCGGGCGGCAATCCCGGCCTCTACGGCGTCTGCGAGGTGAAGTCTGTCGCCGTCGGAATCGTGCCGGTCGATGCGCAGGGGCATGTCTGGCTGGTCGGCCAGCATCGGTTTCCCCGCGACTACTATTCCTGGGAACTGCCGGAAGGCGGCGGCCGCCTGGATGTGCCGCCCATCGACTCCGCCCGCCGCGAGCTGAAGGAGGAGACCGGGCTGACCGCCGGAAACTGGTTGGAAATCCTGCACACCGACTTTTCCAACGCGATCTCCGACGAGATCGGCGTCGGCTTCCTTGCCTGGGACCTGACGGTGGGCGACGCCGATCCCGATCCCGACGAGAAGATCGATATCCGCAGACTGCCCTTCGCCGCGGCGTTGGAGATGGCGCTCGCCGGCGAGATCCGAGACGCGTTTTCTCAGAACATGCTGATGAAGGTGGAAATCCTGGGCCGGCGCGGCAGTCTGCCGGGACCGGTGGCCGACGCCCTGGGCTATCCCGCCTGA
- a CDS encoding PadR family transcriptional regulator, whose product MRHRHGRQHRHDHHHGHHDGCRFAHEDGGGRRGGRHGHRGDHGGGHGGGHRGGRRAGRLFDHGELRYVVLALIAEQPRHGYELIKEIEDRVAGTYTPSPGVIYPTLTLLEELGHATVTEEGGKKRYAITEEGTAFLEGNRPAADAAMARMDAFAAQAGSGPDPQVVRAMENLKLAMRLRMARGPLNEDQARVVAAALDAAALAVEQS is encoded by the coding sequence ATGAGACATCGTCACGGGCGCCAGCATCGCCACGACCATCATCACGGCCACCACGACGGCTGCCGCTTCGCCCACGAGGACGGCGGCGGTCGGCGCGGCGGCCGGCACGGCCATCGCGGAGATCACGGAGGAGGCCATGGCGGCGGCCATCGGGGCGGACGTCGCGCCGGTCGGCTGTTCGACCACGGGGAGCTGCGCTACGTGGTTCTCGCCCTGATCGCCGAACAGCCGCGCCACGGCTACGAGCTGATCAAGGAGATCGAGGACCGGGTCGCCGGCACCTACACGCCGAGCCCGGGGGTCATCTACCCGACCCTGACCCTGCTGGAGGAACTGGGCCACGCCACGGTGACCGAGGAGGGCGGCAAGAAGCGCTATGCCATCACCGAGGAGGGGACGGCCTTCCTGGAGGGCAACCGGCCGGCCGCCGATGCGGCGATGGCCCGGATGGACGCCTTCGCCGCCCAGGCCGGCAGCGGTCCCGATCCCCAGGTGGTGCGGGCCATGGAGAATCTGAAGCTGGCCATGCGCCTGCGCATGGCGCGCGGACCGCTGAACGAGGATCAGGCCCGCGTCGTCGCCGCCGCCCTGGATGCCGCCGCCCTGGCGGTCGAGCAGAGCTGA
- a CDS encoding YceI family protein translates to MATHITAILRKAAAVPLLAASLYLGLAPGAARAQPYDYVIDPEHSVVAFTVSHLGFADVLGRFLEVVGSFTFDEEARTLSNVSAEVKTASVSTAHPARDEHVAKKDFLWAQEHPAITFTGTGAKPTGARTGQVFGDLTIRGVTQPVALDVTWNRSGRYPFGDKHYAIGISARTSIKRSDFGMTYALEGDMVGDTVEIILEFEAIRQGG, encoded by the coding sequence ATGGCGACTCACATCACCGCGATCCTGCGAAAGGCAGCGGCCGTGCCGCTGCTGGCGGCGAGCCTGTATCTGGGCCTGGCACCAGGTGCCGCCCGCGCACAGCCCTATGACTACGTGATCGACCCCGAGCATTCGGTGGTCGCCTTCACCGTCAGCCATCTCGGTTTCGCCGACGTGCTGGGCCGGTTCCTGGAGGTCGTCGGTTCCTTCACCTTCGACGAGGAGGCGCGCACCCTCAGCAACGTCAGCGCCGAGGTCAAGACCGCCAGCGTCTCCACCGCCCATCCGGCCCGCGACGAGCATGTGGCCAAGAAGGACTTCCTGTGGGCGCAGGAACACCCGGCGATCACCTTCACCGGCACCGGCGCGAAGCCGACCGGCGCCCGGACGGGCCAGGTCTTCGGCGACCTGACGATCCGGGGCGTGACCCAGCCGGTGGCGCTGGACGTGACCTGGAACCGCAGCGGCCGCTATCCCTTCGGCGACAAGCACTACGCCATCGGCATCTCCGCCCGCACCTCGATCAAGCGCTCCGACTTCGGCATGACCTATGCGCTTGAGGGCGACATGGTCGGCGACACGGTCGAGATCATCCTGGAGTTCGAGGCCATCCGCCAGGGGGGCTAA
- a CDS encoding zinc-binding alcohol dehydrogenase — MTQARAFWVVRPNQGEIRQEAIAPAGLAEVAVRTLYSGISRGTETLVFAGRVPESQHAAMRCPFQAGTFPGPVKYGYCAVGVLDDGRVVFSLHPHQDRFVVPAEAVRPVPEDVPAARAVLAANMETALNALWDSGIAPGDRVAVVGLGVVGLLIAYLAARLPGVDLVGIDPNPARGPAAAALGIPFSTDAPDRYDADLVVHASGTPNGLATALSLAGTEATVLEASWHGSAAVPVPLGEAFHSRRLVLRSTQVGMVSPAHRPRWDYGRRLDKALSLLADPALDVLIDGESPFTSLPDTMAALADGSLAALCHRIRYPD, encoded by the coding sequence ATGACGCAGGCCCGAGCATTCTGGGTGGTCCGGCCGAACCAGGGGGAAATCCGCCAGGAGGCGATCGCGCCCGCCGGTCTCGCGGAGGTCGCGGTGCGAACCCTCTATTCGGGGATCAGCCGCGGCACCGAGACCCTCGTCTTCGCCGGAAGGGTGCCCGAGAGCCAGCATGCCGCCATGCGCTGCCCGTTCCAGGCCGGCACGTTTCCCGGACCGGTGAAATACGGCTACTGCGCGGTGGGGGTTCTGGACGACGGCCGGGTCGTGTTCAGCCTGCACCCGCACCAGGACCGGTTCGTGGTGCCGGCCGAGGCGGTGCGCCCGGTCCCCGAAGACGTGCCCGCCGCCCGCGCCGTGCTCGCCGCGAACATGGAGACCGCGCTGAACGCGCTCTGGGATTCGGGCATCGCGCCGGGCGACCGGGTGGCGGTGGTCGGCCTCGGCGTGGTCGGCCTGCTGATCGCCTATCTGGCGGCCCGTCTGCCCGGCGTGGACCTGGTCGGCATCGACCCGAACCCCGCCCGCGGCCCCGCCGCGGCCGCGCTCGGCATTCCGTTTTCCACCGATGCGCCGGACCGGTACGACGCCGACCTGGTGGTGCACGCGAGCGGCACCCCCAACGGACTGGCGACCGCGCTGTCGCTTGCCGGGACGGAGGCCACCGTGCTGGAGGCGAGCTGGCACGGCAGCGCCGCGGTCCCCGTTCCCCTCGGCGAGGCGTTCCACAGCCGCCGGCTGGTCCTGCGCTCGACCCAGGTGGGGATGGTCTCGCCCGCCCACCGGCCGCGCTGGGACTACGGGCGTCGGCTCGACAAGGCCCTGTCGCTGCTGGCCGATCCGGCGCTCGACGTGCTGATCGACGGCGAGAGCCCGTTCACATCCCTGCCAGACACCATGGCCGCCCTTGCCGATGGCAGCCTTGCCGCCCTATGTCATCGCATCCGCTACCCGGACTGA
- a CDS encoding 6-carboxytetrahydropterin synthase, protein MFTVTVRDHVMIAHSFKGDLFGPAQRLHGATYVVDVRIHAATLDANGVVVDIGAAHTALSDILKPWAYRNLDELDEFTGKNTTTEFLAKTAFDKLAAVARDGGLGRPGAELDSIEVVFNESHVASAGYRGTL, encoded by the coding sequence ATGTTCACCGTCACCGTGCGCGACCACGTCATGATCGCGCACTCCTTCAAGGGCGACCTGTTCGGTCCGGCCCAGCGCCTGCACGGCGCCACCTACGTGGTGGACGTGCGCATCCATGCCGCAACCCTCGACGCCAACGGCGTGGTGGTCGATATCGGCGCCGCCCACACGGCCCTGTCCGACATCCTGAAGCCCTGGGCCTATCGCAACCTGGACGAGCTGGACGAATTCACCGGCAAGAACACCACCACGGAGTTCCTGGCCAAGACCGCCTTCGACAAGCTGGCCGCGGTGGCGCGCGACGGCGGACTGGGCCGGCCCGGCGCCGAGCTGGACTCGATCGAGGTGGTGTTCAACGAGTCCCACGTCGCCTCGGCCGGCTATCGCGGCACGCTCTGA
- a CDS encoding glycosyltransferase family 4 protein: protein MAGPDVHFLIPGDPATPTGGFVYARHAVQGLREAGLLAGILRIDGPFPQGDAAARSAAQTALTAVPDGDRVVVDGLAYTALAPVIAPHAQRLRIIALVHHPLGDETGFTEEERDRWLRDEIEALALARHILVPSRTTRARLGALGLDTDRVTVVVPGVDPAPDLAFRAKRAPGPLRLLCVATLIPRKAQHLLLEALAPLADRDWHLTLVGDARDPAYADRLRKWIEDGPLAGRVTLAGAVDDAALDAQWRAADAFVFPSLHEGWGIAPVEAVRWGLPVVTSDAGALPESVPEPARVMVPAGDVAALGASLARLMDDPAHRRTLAHGARQAAAGLTTWADMRSAFAQAMTRLP from the coding sequence GTGGCCGGTCCCGACGTCCATTTCCTGATCCCCGGCGACCCGGCGACGCCGACCGGCGGCTTCGTCTATGCCCGCCACGCGGTGCAGGGGCTGCGGGAAGCCGGACTGCTGGCCGGCATACTCCGGATCGACGGGCCGTTTCCGCAAGGCGACGCGGCCGCCCGGTCGGCAGCCCAGACCGCCCTGACCGCCGTGCCGGACGGGGACCGGGTGGTCGTCGACGGACTCGCCTATACGGCGCTGGCTCCGGTAATCGCGCCGCACGCACAGCGGCTGCGGATCATCGCCCTGGTCCACCATCCGCTGGGCGACGAGACGGGCTTCACCGAAGAGGAGCGCGACCGCTGGCTGCGCGACGAGATCGAGGCCCTGGCCCTGGCCCGGCACATCCTGGTACCCAGCCGGACCACCCGCGCCCGGCTCGGTGCGCTCGGACTCGACACCGATCGGGTGACGGTGGTGGTTCCCGGGGTCGATCCGGCACCCGATCTGGCGTTCCGGGCCAAGCGGGCGCCCGGACCGCTGCGTCTGCTCTGCGTGGCCACCCTGATCCCGCGCAAGGCCCAGCACCTGCTGCTCGAAGCGCTGGCGCCGCTGGCCGACCGGGACTGGCATCTCACCCTGGTCGGGGACGCCCGGGACCCGGCCTATGCGGACCGGCTGCGCAAGTGGATCGAGGACGGCCCGCTGGCCGGACGGGTAACGCTGGCGGGTGCCGTCGACGATGCGGCGCTGGACGCCCAATGGCGCGCGGCCGACGCCTTCGTGTTTCCGAGCCTGCACGAGGGCTGGGGCATCGCCCCGGTGGAGGCCGTGCGCTGGGGCCTGCCGGTCGTCACCAGCGATGCGGGCGCCCTGCCCGAGTCCGTGCCGGAACCCGCCCGTGTGATGGTACCGGCGGGGGACGTCGCGGCCCTGGGCGCTTCCCTCGCCCGACTGATGGACGACCCTGCCCACCGCCGAACCCTCGCCCATGGCGCGCGGCAGGCGGCGGCCGGGCTCACCACCTGGGCCGACATGCGGTCGGCCTTCGCCCAAGCGATGACGAGGCTGCCATGA
- a CDS encoding class I SAM-dependent methyltransferase encodes MSFSADWLALRAPYDTAARASALERRLADWLSARSGPEPLSVVDLGAGSGNNMAHLAQHLPAGQSWTLVDADGALLEEAARRHPGVSVRQADLAGDLAALIPEGTGLVTASALIDLVSEAWLARLAAWVQEIRCALLVVLTYDGRILWEPELAGDGEIRDLMNRHQRGDKGFGPALGPEAPVTLSRLLPGVETAMSDWQIAAGEPAMRAALVAGWAGAAAEIAPDRAAAIEAWRDRASSEPRALAVGHADQLWLPD; translated from the coding sequence ATGAGTTTTTCCGCCGACTGGCTCGCCCTGCGCGCACCCTACGACACCGCCGCGCGAGCATCCGCGCTCGAGAGGCGCCTGGCCGACTGGCTGTCCGCCCGGTCGGGACCGGAGCCGCTGTCGGTGGTCGATCTGGGCGCGGGCTCGGGCAACAACATGGCGCATCTGGCTCAGCACCTGCCGGCCGGCCAGTCCTGGACTCTGGTGGATGCGGACGGCGCCTTGCTGGAAGAGGCTGCCCGACGGCACCCCGGCGTGAGCGTCCGCCAAGCCGATCTCGCCGGCGATCTCGCGGCGCTGATCCCAGAGGGGACCGGGCTGGTCACCGCCTCGGCGCTGATCGACCTGGTATCCGAGGCCTGGCTGGCCCGCCTTGCGGCGTGGGTCCAGGAGATCCGCTGCGCCCTGCTCGTGGTGCTGACCTATGACGGCCGCATCCTCTGGGAGCCCGAGCTGGCGGGCGACGGGGAGATCCGCGACCTGATGAACCGGCACCAGCGCGGCGACAAGGGCTTCGGTCCGGCTCTCGGCCCGGAGGCCCCCGTCACCCTGTCCCGGCTGCTGCCCGGAGTTGAGACGGCGATGAGCGACTGGCAGATCGCCGCCGGCGAGCCGGCGATGCGCGCGGCCCTGGTGGCCGGCTGGGCCGGCGCCGCCGCCGAGATCGCGCCGGACCGGGCGGCGGCGATCGAGGCCTGGCGCGACCGGGCGTCGTCGGAGCCGCGGGCACTGGCGGTCGGCCATGCGGATCAGCTCTGGCTGCCGGACTGA
- the gmk gene encoding guanylate kinase has product MITRRGLMLVLSSPSGAGKTSISRKLLEREVDLSMSVSVTTRPRRPGEVDGQDYFFIDPTEFQLMANRNQLLEHAKVFGNYYGTPRGAVEQALAAGKDVLFDIDWQGTQQLAANARQDLVSVFILPPSTRELERRLRTRAQDSDEVVAQRMAKAADEISHYPEYQYIVLNDDIAASVEKIRAILHAERLKRERLVGLPDFVRGLQDGSGD; this is encoded by the coding sequence ATGATCACCAGACGCGGCCTGATGCTCGTGCTGTCCTCGCCGTCGGGCGCCGGCAAGACGTCGATTTCCCGCAAGCTGCTGGAGCGCGAGGTCGACCTGTCCATGTCTGTCTCCGTCACCACCCGGCCGCGCCGGCCGGGCGAGGTGGACGGGCAGGACTATTTCTTCATCGACCCCACCGAGTTCCAGCTGATGGCGAACAGGAATCAACTGCTGGAGCACGCCAAGGTGTTCGGCAACTACTACGGCACCCCGCGCGGGGCGGTGGAGCAGGCGCTGGCGGCCGGCAAGGACGTGCTGTTCGACATCGACTGGCAGGGCACCCAGCAGCTCGCCGCGAACGCGCGCCAGGACCTGGTCAGCGTCTTCATCCTGCCACCCTCGACCCGCGAGCTGGAGCGCCGCCTGCGCACCCGCGCCCAGGACAGCGACGAGGTGGTCGCCCAGCGTATGGCCAAGGCGGCGGACGAGATCAGCCATTATCCGGAATACCAGTACATCGTCCTCAACGACGACATCGCCGCCAGCGTGGAGAAGATCCGCGCCATCCTCCACGCCGAGCGTCTGAAGCGCGAGCGGCTGGTGGGGCTGCCCGACTTCGTGCGCGGGCTGCAGGACGGCAGCGGGGACTGA
- a CDS encoding YicC/YloC family endoribonuclease yields MSEQSARVTSMTGFARIDGGATSTSEDGAATAWSWNWEIRSVNSKGLDLRMRLPSVAESWEQAVRERVSASVNRGSVTVNWSLEKADRATTPDLVVNEAFLETVLGLQQRLEDKGLVFPTAPSLDRLLNVRGVLETVERVADTTVIEQLQAPAFADLDKALGALVDARHREGARLETVLLGHLQEIDGLTADAAKVAEAQPAALRKRIEGQLALLLAASPPVSEERLAQELALLATKADVREETDRLAAHVHACRDLLTGGGAVGRKLDFLCQELNREANTLCSKAIDLDLTNIGVELKTRIERFREQIQNVE; encoded by the coding sequence GTGAGCGAACAGAGCGCCCGCGTCACCAGCATGACCGGCTTCGCGCGCATCGACGGCGGCGCGACCTCGACGTCGGAGGATGGCGCGGCCACCGCCTGGTCCTGGAACTGGGAGATCCGCAGCGTCAACTCCAAGGGCCTGGACCTTCGCATGCGGCTGCCCTCGGTGGCGGAGAGCTGGGAGCAGGCGGTGCGGGAACGGGTGTCCGCGTCGGTGAACCGCGGCTCGGTCACGGTGAACTGGTCGCTGGAGAAGGCCGACCGCGCCACCACGCCGGACCTGGTCGTGAACGAGGCGTTCCTGGAGACGGTGCTCGGCCTGCAGCAGCGGCTGGAGGACAAGGGGCTGGTATTCCCGACCGCTCCGAGCCTCGACCGGCTGCTGAACGTGCGCGGCGTGCTGGAGACGGTGGAGCGCGTGGCCGACACGACGGTGATCGAGCAGCTTCAGGCGCCGGCCTTCGCCGATCTGGACAAGGCCCTCGGCGCTCTGGTCGACGCCCGGCACCGCGAAGGCGCGCGGCTGGAGACGGTGCTGCTCGGCCATCTGCAGGAGATCGACGGCCTGACCGCCGATGCCGCCAAGGTCGCCGAAGCCCAGCCGGCCGCCCTGCGCAAGCGGATCGAGGGGCAGCTTGCCCTGCTGCTGGCGGCCTCGCCGCCGGTATCGGAAGAGCGGCTGGCCCAGGAACTGGCGCTGCTGGCGACCAAGGCCGACGTGCGCGAGGAGACCGACCGGCTGGCCGCCCATGTCCATGCCTGCCGCGACCTGCTGACCGGCGGCGGTGCGGTCGGACGCAAGCTAGACTTCCTGTGCCAGGAGCTGAACCGTGAGGCCAACACGCTGTGCTCCAAGGCGATCGACTTGGACCTCACCAATATCGGGGTCGAGCTGAAGACGCGGATCGAGCGGTTCCGCGAGCAGATCCAGAACGTCGAATAA
- a CDS encoding SDR family NAD(P)-dependent oxidoreductase: protein MTRAPKTILITGASSGLGAAVAEAYAAAGIRLYLSGRNADRLAAVAERVRDLGAACETAVLDVCDAAAVKAWVEACDDAAPLDLVVANAGISAGTAGRDGAEPAEQVRAVFATNVDGVLNTILPAIGRMEARGHGQVALVASLAGYRGIPGAPSYCASKAAVKVLGEGLRGSLHGKGIRVSVICPGYVRTPMTAVNDFPMPFMMEADQAARIIRRGLARDRGRIAFPWPMAAAVWLLQTLPPAWIDPLLRRLPRKGGE from the coding sequence ATGACCCGCGCGCCCAAGACGATCCTGATCACCGGTGCCTCCAGCGGCCTGGGAGCGGCCGTGGCGGAAGCCTATGCCGCCGCCGGCATCCGGCTGTACCTGTCGGGCCGGAACGCGGACCGCCTGGCGGCGGTGGCCGAGCGCGTGCGGGACCTCGGCGCGGCCTGCGAGACGGCGGTGCTGGACGTCTGCGACGCGGCGGCGGTGAAGGCCTGGGTGGAGGCGTGCGACGATGCCGCCCCGCTGGACCTAGTCGTCGCCAATGCCGGAATTTCCGCCGGTACCGCCGGACGCGACGGGGCGGAGCCGGCGGAGCAGGTGCGCGCGGTCTTCGCCACCAATGTGGACGGGGTGCTGAACACGATCCTGCCGGCGATCGGGCGGATGGAGGCGCGCGGACACGGTCAGGTCGCGCTGGTCGCCTCCCTGGCCGGGTACCGGGGCATCCCCGGGGCACCGAGCTACTGCGCGTCCAAGGCGGCGGTGAAGGTGCTGGGCGAGGGCCTGCGCGGCAGTCTCCACGGCAAGGGCATCCGGGTGTCGGTGATCTGCCCGGGCTATGTGCGCACGCCGATGACCGCGGTGAACGACTTCCCGATGCCGTTCATGATGGAGGCCGACCAGGCGGCGCGGATCATCCGCCGGGGTCTGGCGCGCGACCGCGGGCGGATCGCCTTCCCCTGGCCGATGGCGGCGGCGGTATGGCTGCTCCAGACTCTACCGCCGGCCTGGATCGACCCGCTGCTGCGCCGGCTGCCGCGCAAGGGCGGGGAATGA